A genome region from Defluviimonas aquaemixtae includes the following:
- a CDS encoding 3-oxoacyl-ACP synthase — protein MSALHIRAAGMVTAVGLDCASSAAAMRARLDGFAETRFLGPGGEWLTGAPVPLPRNWIGTKRLAHLAAGAIADVFRKIPKAEADYALILCLAEKTRPGSPVRDADAFVRLLGEVADLPGGIKTHIVAHGRPSGFVALTRARRLLAEGKAEHVLILGVDSYLTTLTIAHYIAEERLLGPDNANGFIPGEAAAAVLCSKSGPLRLTGLGLAREEAFIYNGMDEDGIDRPLRGDGMTRAYDTAMEEANADLAHVEYRISDLIGESYWFKQTALASLRLERGRTAFQDLWSPGENVGNVGAAVVPLMLGMALTATEKGYVPGSPVLVEASADDGACGAAVLHEVRGA, from the coding sequence ATGAGCGCGCTTCACATCCGCGCCGCCGGCATGGTCACTGCGGTGGGGCTCGACTGTGCGTCCTCTGCCGCCGCAATGCGCGCCCGGCTCGACGGCTTCGCCGAGACCCGATTCCTCGGCCCGGGCGGCGAGTGGCTGACCGGCGCGCCGGTGCCCCTTCCGCGCAACTGGATCGGCACCAAGCGGCTTGCCCATCTTGCCGCGGGGGCCATCGCTGATGTCTTCCGCAAGATACCCAAGGCAGAGGCCGACTACGCCCTCATCCTCTGCCTCGCCGAGAAGACCCGCCCCGGGTCCCCCGTGCGCGATGCCGACGCCTTTGTCCGCCTTCTTGGCGAGGTCGCTGACCTGCCCGGCGGAATCAAAACCCACATCGTTGCCCATGGCCGTCCCTCGGGCTTCGTGGCGCTGACCCGCGCGCGCCGCCTGCTAGCCGAGGGGAAGGCCGAACATGTTCTCATTCTCGGAGTCGACAGCTACCTGACGACGCTCACAATCGCCCACTACATCGCCGAGGAGCGCCTCCTCGGCCCCGACAATGCCAACGGCTTCATCCCGGGCGAGGCCGCGGCTGCCGTTTTGTGCTCAAAGAGCGGCCCCCTCCGCCTCACCGGCCTCGGCCTCGCCCGCGAGGAGGCGTTCATCTACAACGGGATGGACGAGGATGGCATCGACCGGCCGCTGCGCGGCGATGGGATGACCCGCGCCTATGACACGGCGATGGAAGAGGCAAATGCCGACCTCGCCCATGTCGAGTACCGCATCTCGGATCTCATCGGCGAAAGCTACTGGTTCAAACAAACGGCGCTCGCGAGCCTCCGCCTGGAACGCGGCCGGACCGCGTTTCAGGACCTCTGGAGTCCGGGCGAGAATGTCGGCAATGTGGGCGCTGCGGTCGTGCCGCTGATGCTCGGCATGGCGCTGACTGCCACAGAGAAGGGCTACGTCCCCGGCAGCCCCGTTCTTGTTGAAGCCTCTGCCGACGACGGCGCCTGCGGCGCGGCCGTCCTGCACGAAGTCAGGGGGGCCTGA
- a CDS encoding DUF4150 domain-containing protein has protein sequence MGDVFANGLEISGKAVQAQTIAAFPDVCFTPPENPATPPGVPVPYPSFGMASDTEKGTGTVFIGGKTVNIKNKSDESRTSGTEAGCAAKKGVVTSKNTGKKYFNSWSNDVKFDGEPVIRFSDLATHNHASPIGNTGPWPEICKANPAVVECATLLNDMDMQIHPHGESPCDTSTDESEHYFENQMMQTKRKDGTNYKPWKNYATKDAPCVCMQSWHEADHSKPADADGKKKGTPHNLKTTHMRDALKKNPNPTLADAVKETKDAYRDNDPRISSQPKDKQDAALDCMELILMVYLQAVAEEVDDGKGGTRKPTFDEMKATPLRGASY, from the coding sequence ATGGGCGACGTCTTCGCGAACGGCCTGGAGATTTCGGGCAAGGCCGTTCAGGCCCAGACCATCGCCGCCTTCCCCGACGTCTGCTTCACGCCGCCCGAGAACCCCGCGACCCCGCCCGGCGTTCCGGTGCCCTATCCGAGCTTCGGCATGGCGAGCGATACGGAGAAAGGGACGGGAACGGTGTTCATCGGTGGCAAGACGGTGAACATCAAGAACAAGTCCGACGAAAGCCGCACAAGTGGGACAGAGGCCGGCTGCGCCGCGAAGAAGGGGGTCGTCACCTCGAAGAACACCGGGAAGAAGTACTTTAACTCCTGGTCTAACGACGTGAAGTTCGACGGAGAGCCGGTGATCCGGTTCTCGGACCTGGCGACACACAATCACGCGTCGCCGATCGGGAATACAGGACCTTGGCCGGAAATCTGCAAGGCGAACCCGGCCGTCGTCGAATGCGCGACGTTGCTGAACGACATGGACATGCAGATTCATCCTCACGGCGAGTCGCCCTGTGACACGTCCACCGATGAATCCGAGCACTACTTCGAAAACCAGATGATGCAGACCAAGCGGAAGGACGGGACCAACTACAAGCCGTGGAAGAACTATGCGACCAAGGACGCGCCTTGCGTTTGCATGCAGTCCTGGCACGAGGCCGATCACAGCAAGCCCGCTGACGCGGACGGTAAGAAGAAGGGCACGCCGCACAATCTCAAGACCACGCACATGCGCGATGCCCTGAAGAAGAACCCCAATCCGACTCTCGCCGACGCGGTCAAGGAAACCAAGGACGCGTATCGTGACAACGATCCGCGAATCAGCTCCCAACCGAAGGACAAGCAGGACGCGGCGCTGGACTGCATGGAGCTGATTCTAATGGTTTACCTCCAAGCGGTCGCCGAAGAGGTCGATGACGGAAAGGGTGGCACCCGCAAGCCCACATTCGACGAGATGAAGGCAACGCCGCTTCGCGGGGCATCATATTGA
- a CDS encoding DUF6484 domain-containing protein, whose translation MAVMDRVEGVVIGVLLGFDEGAPLVVYPGNPEDRAVPARSLARLSASDLGAEVALLFEDGRRDRPLVVGRIVEPARSDATATVIRDGETVKLTARERIELRVGKASIVMEKDGHVTIRGTYLVSHASASNRIRGGSVNLN comes from the coding sequence ATGGCCGTCATGGACCGCGTAGAGGGCGTCGTGATCGGCGTACTCCTTGGTTTCGACGAAGGCGCGCCGCTCGTCGTGTATCCGGGCAATCCCGAGGACAGGGCTGTTCCCGCCCGCAGCCTCGCGCGCCTCTCCGCCTCAGATCTCGGCGCCGAGGTGGCGCTTCTGTTCGAGGACGGCCGCCGCGACCGGCCGCTCGTCGTCGGCCGTATCGTCGAACCCGCCCGCAGCGACGCGACGGCGACCGTCATCCGCGACGGCGAGACGGTGAAGCTGACGGCGCGCGAACGGATCGAGCTTCGCGTCGGCAAGGCGTCGATCGTGATGGAGAAGGACGGCCACGTCACGATCCGCGGCACCTACCTCGTCAGCCACGCCTCCGCGTCGAACCGCATCCGCGGCGGTTCGGTGAACCTCAACTGA
- a CDS encoding DUF2484 family protein: MSQSLVLACLWAVIATVTAILPSRDRHWRAAYVLIALGIPIVGWVTFENGPWIGLIVLAAGASILRWPLVYLWRWLRRKSVR, translated from the coding sequence GTGAGCCAATCTTTGGTCCTCGCCTGCCTTTGGGCAGTCATCGCGACCGTGACCGCGATACTGCCGTCGCGCGATAGGCACTGGCGCGCGGCCTACGTTCTGATCGCGCTCGGCATCCCGATTGTCGGGTGGGTGACCTTTGAGAACGGCCCCTGGATCGGCCTGATCGTGCTCGCCGCCGGTGCCTCGATCTTGCGCTGGCCGCTTGTTTATCTCTGGCGCTGGCTGCGGCGGAAATCAGTCCGGTAA
- a CDS encoding DUF2484 family protein, which translates to MAFACLWVVAATVVAFLPLRYQMPLGFILLASALALVAWLAVETNPWVALAAIAAVVSMFRKPLLYGIKKAKEKSAPDREGGQP; encoded by the coding sequence ATGGCATTCGCCTGTCTCTGGGTGGTCGCTGCTACGGTCGTTGCCTTCCTGCCGTTGCGGTACCAGATGCCGCTGGGGTTCATCCTTCTCGCCTCCGCGCTGGCGCTCGTGGCCTGGCTCGCGGTCGAAACCAATCCCTGGGTAGCGCTCGCCGCGATCGCGGCGGTCGTGTCGATGTTTCGCAAACCCTTGCTCTATGGCATAAAGAAAGCGAAGGAGAAATCGGCGCCTGACAGGGAAGGGGGGCAGCCGTGA
- the murC gene encoding UDP-N-acetylmuramate--L-alanine ligase produces the protein MNAATKLPGELGPIHFVGIGGIGMSGIAEVLITLGYPVQGSDAKASKITDRLVKLGATFFEGQKAENLGEAAVVVISSAIKKGNPELEEARRRGLPVVRRAEMLAELMRLRSNVAVAGTHGKTTTTTMVATLLDKGGFDPTVINGGIIHAYGSNARAGAGEWMVVEADESDGSFNRLPATIAIVTNIDPEHMEHWGDFDKLRQGFYDFVSNIPFYGAAVCCTDHPEVQTLVGRITDRRIITFGFNAQADVRAVNLTYDAGVAHFDIALQGEGTDSVIERCTLPMPGDHNVSNALAAVAVARHLGMKKDEIRDALANFGGVNRRFTKVGEVLGGVTIIDDYGHHPVEIAAVLKAARQATKGRVIAVHQPHRYSRLSTLFEDFCTCFNEADVVAIAEVYAAGEDPIPGASRDDLVAGLVAHGHRHARAILDEADLERLVREQARPGDMVVCLGAGTISIWANALPDRLKA, from the coding sequence ATGAACGCCGCCACGAAGCTGCCCGGAGAACTTGGTCCGATTCATTTCGTGGGCATCGGCGGCATTGGCATGTCGGGGATCGCCGAGGTTCTGATCACGCTCGGCTACCCCGTACAGGGCTCCGACGCGAAAGCGTCGAAGATCACCGACCGGCTGGTGAAGCTGGGGGCAACCTTCTTCGAGGGCCAGAAGGCTGAAAATCTAGGGGAGGCGGCAGTCGTCGTGATCTCCTCGGCGATCAAGAAGGGCAACCCCGAACTCGAGGAGGCGCGGCGGCGCGGCCTGCCTGTCGTGCGCCGGGCCGAGATGCTGGCCGAACTCATGCGGCTTCGCTCGAACGTCGCGGTCGCGGGCACACACGGCAAGACGACGACGACGACGATGGTCGCGACGCTTCTCGACAAGGGCGGTTTCGACCCCACAGTTATCAATGGCGGCATCATTCATGCCTATGGCTCGAACGCGCGCGCGGGCGCGGGTGAGTGGATGGTGGTCGAGGCCGACGAGAGCGACGGCTCGTTCAACCGGCTGCCCGCAACGATTGCCATCGTCACTAATATCGACCCCGAGCACATGGAACACTGGGGCGATTTCGACAAGCTTCGGCAGGGCTTTTACGACTTCGTCTCCAACATCCCCTTCTACGGCGCCGCCGTGTGCTGCACGGATCATCCCGAAGTGCAGACGCTCGTGGGCCGCATCACCGATCGCCGGATCATCACCTTCGGCTTCAACGCGCAGGCGGACGTGCGTGCCGTGAATCTGACCTACGATGCGGGGGTCGCCCATTTCGACATCGCGCTGCAAGGCGAGGGCACGGACTCCGTGATCGAGCGCTGCACGCTGCCCATGCCCGGCGACCACAATGTCTCGAATGCCCTCGCCGCCGTCGCCGTGGCCCGCCATCTCGGCATGAAAAAGGACGAGATCCGTGATGCGCTCGCGAATTTTGGTGGTGTGAACCGGCGCTTCACCAAGGTGGGCGAGGTTCTGGGGGGCGTGACGATCATCGACGACTACGGTCACCATCCGGTGGAAATCGCCGCCGTCCTGAAAGCCGCTCGCCAGGCAACGAAGGGCCGCGTGATCGCCGTCCATCAGCCGCATCGCTACTCTCGTCTGTCGACGCTGTTCGAGGATTTCTGCACCTGCTTCAATGAGGCCGACGTCGTCGCCATCGCCGAAGTCTACGCCGCGGGCGAGGACCCGATCCCTGGCGCGAGCCGCGACGATCTGGTCGCCGGCCTCGTTGCTCACGGCCACCGCCACGCCCGCGCCATCCTCGACGAGGCCGATCTGGAGCGGCTGGTCCGCGAACAGGCGAGGCCCGGCGACATGGTCGTCTGCCTCGGCGCCGGCACGATCTCGATCTGGGCCAACGCGCTGCCCGACCGTCTGAAGGCCTGA
- a CDS encoding UDP-N-acetylglucosamine--N-acetylmuramyl-(pentapeptide) pyrophosphoryl-undecaprenol N-acetylglucosamine transferase yields MAAPLLLIAAGGTGGHMFPAQALAEAMVSKGWRVKLSTDARGARYAGGYPKAVTVERVASATFARGGPLAKLTVPVRLAVGVIGAVWRMLRNRPNAVVGFGGYPTIPALAAAMILRVPHMIHEQNGVLGRVNQIFARRVRWIGCGTWPTDLPDGVEGHHTGNPVRAAVLERAGAPYIPPGDYPMSLLVIGGSQGARVLSDVVPGALATLPDTLRTRIRVAHQARPEDEARVNAAYAEAGIKAEVAPFFSDIPSRLADAQLVISRSGASSVADISVIGRPSILVPFAAAANDHQTANARGLVAAEAAILIPESRLDAATLSGHVAAILENPDAAVRMAHAALAHGIPDATDRLVTLVEALTTKEST; encoded by the coding sequence ATGGCTGCGCCCTTGCTTCTGATCGCGGCCGGTGGGACCGGAGGGCACATGTTTCCCGCCCAGGCGCTCGCGGAGGCGATGGTGTCGAAGGGCTGGCGGGTGAAGCTCTCGACCGACGCGCGCGGTGCGCGCTACGCGGGCGGCTATCCGAAAGCGGTCACGGTCGAACGGGTCGCGTCGGCGACCTTCGCGCGCGGCGGCCCGCTAGCGAAGCTCACGGTGCCCGTTCGGCTGGCAGTCGGCGTGATCGGGGCCGTCTGGCGGATGCTGCGCAACCGGCCAAATGCAGTAGTTGGCTTCGGCGGATACCCGACGATCCCGGCACTTGCGGCCGCGATGATCCTGCGTGTGCCGCATATGATCCACGAACAGAACGGCGTCCTCGGCCGCGTGAACCAGATCTTCGCCAGGCGGGTCCGCTGGATCGGCTGTGGCACCTGGCCGACCGACCTGCCTGACGGTGTGGAGGGCCACCACACCGGCAACCCGGTGCGCGCGGCGGTCCTGGAACGTGCAGGTGCACCCTATATCCCGCCCGGTGACTACCCGATGAGTCTTCTCGTCATCGGTGGCAGCCAGGGCGCACGAGTGCTCTCGGATGTGGTGCCCGGCGCGCTCGCCACGCTGCCCGATACCTTGCGCACACGCATCCGCGTTGCCCACCAGGCCCGGCCCGAGGACGAGGCGCGCGTCAATGCCGCCTATGCCGAGGCGGGGATAAAGGCCGAGGTCGCGCCCTTCTTCTCCGACATCCCGAGCCGGCTCGCCGACGCGCAGCTCGTCATCTCGCGCTCGGGCGCCTCGTCGGTCGCCGACATCTCGGTCATCGGCCGGCCGTCGATCCTCGTGCCCTTCGCCGCCGCCGCGAATGATCACCAGACCGCGAATGCCCGCGGCCTCGTTGCCGCCGAGGCGGCAATCCTCATTCCCGAATCCCGGCTTGACGCCGCCACACTCTCGGGGCATGTCGCCGCGATCCTGGAAAACCCGGATGCCGCCGTCCGCATGGCCCATGCCGCGCTCGCACACGGCATTCCCGACGCCACCGACCGGCTCGTCACCCTGGTTGAGGCCCTGACAACGAAAGAGAGCACATGA
- a CDS encoding peptidoglycan glycosyltransferase FtsW, which translates to MTEMVYGTVPVRAGEPVLPRWWRTIDKWSLTGVMVLFGIGLLLGLAASVPLAEKNGLEPFYYVTRQAVFGAAAMVAMLVASMMSPDMARRLGVLGFLAAFAALALLPVFGTDFGKGAVRWYSLGFGSFQPSEFLKPGFVILTAWLMAASQEIGGPPGRLYSFALAIVIVFFLALQPDFGQACLVLFAWGVMYFVAGAPFVLLTVIAGLVVAGGIFAYDASEHFARRIDGFLAADIDPRTQIGYATNAIQEGGIFGVGVGEGTVKWSLPDAHTDFIIAVAAEEYGLVLVLFILALYAVITARSLFRLMSERDPFIRLAGTGLACTFGVQALINMGVAVRLLPAKGMTLPFVSYGGSSVIASGIAMGMLLAFTRMRPQGRIEDYIIKRGR; encoded by the coding sequence ATGACTGAGATGGTCTACGGCACGGTGCCCGTGCGGGCAGGCGAGCCTGTTCTTCCACGCTGGTGGCGCACCATCGACAAGTGGTCCCTTACAGGCGTGATGGTTCTTTTCGGGATCGGCCTTCTTCTTGGCCTCGCTGCATCTGTGCCACTGGCCGAGAAGAATGGGCTTGAGCCGTTCTATTATGTCACCAGGCAGGCCGTCTTCGGCGCCGCCGCGATGGTGGCGATGCTTGTCGCCTCGATGATGTCACCCGACATGGCCCGGCGCCTGGGAGTCCTCGGCTTTCTCGCGGCCTTCGCGGCGCTCGCGCTCTTGCCGGTGTTCGGGACCGACTTCGGCAAAGGTGCGGTACGCTGGTATTCGCTTGGTTTCGGCAGTTTCCAGCCCTCGGAATTCCTTAAGCCCGGCTTCGTCATCCTCACCGCCTGGCTCATGGCCGCGAGCCAGGAAATCGGCGGCCCTCCGGGGCGGCTCTATTCATTCGCGCTGGCGATCGTCATCGTCTTCTTCCTCGCGCTTCAGCCCGATTTCGGGCAGGCCTGCCTTGTCCTGTTCGCCTGGGGCGTGATGTATTTTGTGGCCGGCGCGCCTTTCGTGCTTCTGACGGTAATCGCCGGACTCGTCGTCGCGGGCGGCATATTCGCCTACGACGCATCCGAACACTTTGCCCGCCGGATCGACGGGTTTCTCGCTGCCGATATCGATCCCAGAACCCAGATCGGCTACGCCACGAACGCTATCCAGGAAGGCGGCATCTTTGGCGTCGGTGTGGGCGAGGGGACTGTCAAATGGTCGCTGCCCGACGCGCACACCGATTTCATTATCGCGGTCGCAGCCGAGGAATACGGCCTCGTCCTCGTACTCTTCATCCTCGCGCTCTATGCGGTCATCACCGCGCGCTCCCTATTCCGCCTGATGAGCGAGCGTGACCCATTTATCCGGCTCGCGGGAACCGGGCTCGCCTGCACCTTCGGGGTCCAGGCGCTCATCAACATGGGGGTCGCCGTGCGGCTCCTGCCCGCGAAGGGCATGACGTTGCCCTTCGTGAGCTACGGCGGCTCGTCGGTGATCGCGAGCGGCATCGCGATGGGCATGCTTCTGGCCTTCACCCGGATGCGGCCGCAGGGCCGGATCGAGGACTACATCATCAAGCGGGGCCGCTGA
- a CDS encoding GFA family protein: protein MEGRCTCGKIRYRLTDTPLFVHACHCTWCQRESGGPHAINAMIEADRVELLSGAPIEIDTPSSSGKGQIVLRCPDCHVALWSHYSGAGRAMAFVRVGTLDNPAACPPDIHIFTATRLPWYALPESVPAVPEYYRRSEHWPPESLARREALIARQAKP from the coding sequence ATGGAGGGACGCTGCACCTGCGGGAAGATCCGTTACAGGCTGACCGACACACCGCTTTTCGTCCATGCCTGTCACTGCACCTGGTGCCAGCGCGAATCCGGCGGTCCACATGCGATCAACGCAATGATCGAGGCGGACCGTGTGGAACTGCTCTCCGGCGCACCCATAGAAATCGACACGCCCTCGAGCTCCGGCAAGGGCCAGATTGTCCTGCGCTGCCCGGACTGTCACGTGGCCCTCTGGTCGCACTATTCGGGTGCGGGCCGCGCCATGGCCTTCGTCCGCGTCGGCACGCTCGACAATCCCGCCGCATGTCCGCCCGACATCCACATCTTCACCGCGACCAGGCTGCCATGGTACGCCCTGCCGGAAAGCGTGCCCGCCGTGCCCGAATACTACCGGAGAAGCGAGCACTGGCCGCCCGAAAGCCTCGCCCGGCGCGAGGCGCTGATCGCGCGGCAGGCGAAGCCGTGA
- the murD gene encoding UDP-N-acetylmuramoyl-L-alanine--D-glutamate ligase: MIPVQGFSGRKVAVLGLGRSGLATARALSAGGAEPCLWDDSPEARDNAVAQGFELTDLTRRDAWDEVVCLVVSPGIPHLYPEPNRLIARAMAEGVPVDNDIGLFFRSWSTRDWGRMDKTPKVIAVTGSNGKSTTTALIHHILSEAGRPAQMAGNIGRGVLDLDPAQDGEVVVIELSSYQAELARALTPDIAVFTNLTPDHLDRHGGIGGYFAAKRRLFSEGGPDRAVIGVDEVEGRFLANQMAQGAGDDRVIRVSSGEKLDGPGWSVFARKGFLSEWRKGRQVASIDLREISGLPGAHNHQNACAAYAAVRTLGLAPKVVEAAFRSFAGLPHRSQLVAEVGGVRYVNDSKATNADSAAKALQAFDNIRWIVGGLGKGGGIASLVPHLDSVKKAYLIGHSARDFALQLGETPHEICETMERAVTRAAQEAKPGDTVLLAPAAASFDQYPDFEKRGEDFVARVTALLARAKG; the protein is encoded by the coding sequence ATGATTCCGGTTCAGGGATTTTCAGGCAGGAAGGTCGCCGTGCTCGGCCTCGGCCGGTCGGGCCTCGCGACAGCGCGCGCGCTGTCCGCCGGTGGGGCCGAGCCCTGCCTCTGGGACGACAGCCCCGAGGCACGCGACAATGCGGTGGCGCAGGGCTTCGAGTTGACCGATCTTACCCGTCGCGACGCCTGGGACGAGGTTGTCTGCCTCGTGGTCTCCCCCGGCATCCCGCATCTCTATCCAGAACCGAACCGGCTGATCGCCCGCGCGATGGCCGAGGGCGTGCCGGTCGACAACGACATCGGGCTCTTCTTCCGGTCCTGGTCGACCCGCGACTGGGGCCGGATGGACAAGACGCCCAAGGTAATCGCCGTGACCGGGTCGAACGGCAAATCGACGACGACCGCGCTCATCCATCACATCCTGTCCGAGGCCGGGCGGCCCGCACAGATGGCTGGAAATATCGGCCGAGGTGTCCTCGACCTCGACCCGGCGCAGGATGGCGAGGTCGTAGTGATCGAACTCAGCTCATACCAGGCCGAGCTTGCGCGCGCACTTACCCCGGACATCGCGGTCTTTACGAACCTCACGCCCGATCATCTCGATCGGCACGGCGGCATCGGCGGCTACTTCGCCGCCAAGCGTCGGCTCTTCTCCGAGGGAGGGCCTGACCGCGCCGTCATCGGCGTGGACGAGGTGGAAGGGCGGTTTCTCGCGAACCAGATGGCCCAGGGCGCGGGCGACGACCGTGTGATCCGCGTCTCGTCGGGCGAGAAGCTCGACGGGCCTGGCTGGTCCGTCTTTGCGCGCAAGGGGTTCCTCTCGGAATGGCGGAAGGGACGGCAGGTTGCCTCGATCGACCTGCGCGAGATCAGCGGGCTGCCCGGCGCTCACAACCACCAGAACGCCTGCGCGGCCTATGCCGCTGTCCGCACGCTCGGCCTCGCGCCGAAAGTCGTCGAGGCGGCGTTTCGCTCATTCGCAGGGCTGCCGCACCGCAGTCAGCTCGTCGCCGAGGTGGGTGGAGTCCGCTATGTCAACGACTCCAAGGCGACGAACGCTGACAGCGCGGCCAAGGCGTTGCAGGCTTTCGATAATATCCGCTGGATCGTTGGCGGCCTCGGCAAGGGCGGCGGGATCGCCTCTCTGGTCCCCCATCTCGACTCGGTGAAGAAGGCCTATCTCATCGGCCACTCGGCCCGCGATTTCGCGCTTCAACTCGGGGAGACGCCGCACGAGATCTGCGAAACGATGGAGAGGGCGGTGACCCGCGCTGCGCAGGAGGCTAAGCCGGGCGACACTGTGCTTCTCGCGCCCGCGGCGGCGAGCTTCGATCAGTATCCGGATTTCGAGAAGCGGGGCGAGGATTTCGTCGCACGGGTGACGGCGCTCCTCGCCCGTGCGAAGGGATGA
- a CDS encoding FKBP-type peptidyl-prolyl cis-trans isomerase, with protein sequence MTQVKTGDTVNIHYRGTLQDGTEFDSSQGRDPLQFEVGSGQIIPGLDKALPGMAEGERKTVEVPCAEAYGEARPEARHDVPRATIPDHIPLDIGTRLQMQSPDGKAVSVTVAHVTEEAVTLDANHPLAGEDLTFEIELVSID encoded by the coding sequence ATGACCCAGGTAAAGACGGGCGACACCGTGAATATCCACTATCGCGGCACGCTGCAGGACGGTACTGAGTTCGATTCCTCGCAAGGGCGGGACCCGCTGCAATTCGAGGTCGGTTCCGGTCAGATCATTCCGGGGCTGGACAAGGCGCTGCCAGGCATGGCGGAGGGTGAGCGCAAGACGGTCGAAGTGCCATGCGCCGAGGCCTACGGCGAGGCGCGGCCGGAGGCGCGCCACGATGTGCCGCGCGCCACTATTCCCGACCACATTCCGCTCGATATCGGAACGCGGCTTCAGATGCAGTCGCCCGACGGAAAGGCTGTGTCCGTCACGGTGGCCCATGTGACGGAAGAGGCGGTGACGCTGGACGCCAACCATCCACTTGCGGGCGAGGACCTGACTTTCGAGATCGAGCTCGTCTCGATCGACTAA
- a CDS encoding SDR family NAD(P)-dependent oxidoreductase: MPPPSRPTALVTGGNRGIGRAIAEGLVAKGCAVTIGVRDSDSGSEAAQALGCGSVRFDLEDPDSYFGAMTEAGGFDILVNNAGILNHVSLLAPDSDFDSAMQVMVAAPLDLIRLNLPRWQKTGWGRIVNLSSDWGSFAHGLGGPGAYGIAKAALNALTKALPRDLPPGVKINATCPGWVRTRMGGAAATRSPEKGADTALWLALLPDDGPTGGFFRDRKPIDW, encoded by the coding sequence ATGCCACCTCCCTCACGTCCGACAGCGCTCGTTACCGGTGGCAATCGGGGTATCGGGCGGGCGATCGCCGAGGGCTTGGTCGCGAAGGGCTGCGCCGTCACGATCGGCGTTCGCGACTCCGATTCCGGGTCCGAGGCCGCGCAAGCCCTCGGTTGTGGGTCGGTCCGGTTCGACCTCGAAGACCCCGACAGCTACTTCGGCGCGATGACCGAGGCGGGCGGCTTCGACATCCTCGTCAACAACGCCGGCATCCTCAACCACGTCTCGCTCTTGGCGCCCGACAGCGACTTCGACAGTGCAATGCAGGTGATGGTCGCGGCACCGCTTGATCTGATCCGGCTGAACCTCCCGCGCTGGCAAAAGACCGGCTGGGGACGGATCGTCAACCTCTCGTCCGACTGGGGCAGCTTCGCGCACGGCCTGGGTGGCCCCGGCGCCTACGGCATCGCCAAGGCCGCGCTCAACGCGCTGACCAAGGCGTTGCCGCGCGACCTTCCGCCGGGCGTCAAGATCAATGCGACGTGCCCCGGCTGGGTGCGCACCCGGATGGGCGGCGCGGCCGCGACACGCAGCCCAGAGAAGGGCGCCGACACCGCGCTTTGGCTCGCGCTATTGCCAGATGATGGGCCTACGGGCGGCTTCTTCCGCGACCGCAAGCCCATCGACTGGTAG
- a CDS encoding DUF2161 domain-containing phosphodiesterase, with the protein MRESDLYAPVKAHLEAQGYEVKAEIGDCDILARRGDEPAVVVELKLTFSLALVMQGVARQTLFDHVYLAVPVATERGWKLRYKDVIRLCRRLGLGLLAVRIGDPPHVEAHLDPGQYAPRKNSRRAGRLIREFDRRVGDPNVGGASGVKHVTAYRQDALRCAHLLAAKGPCKASVVAAETGVARAGAMMRTDHYGWFNRVERGIYALSPSGHAAIAEYGAIDL; encoded by the coding sequence ATGCGGGAAAGCGACCTCTACGCCCCGGTCAAGGCGCATCTGGAGGCGCAGGGTTACGAGGTGAAGGCGGAGATTGGCGATTGCGACATTCTCGCGCGGCGCGGGGACGAACCGGCGGTCGTTGTTGAACTGAAGCTGACCTTCTCGCTCGCGCTCGTCATGCAGGGTGTCGCCCGGCAGACGCTGTTCGATCACGTCTACCTCGCAGTTCCCGTCGCGACGGAGCGTGGCTGGAAGTTGCGCTACAAGGACGTCATCCGGCTCTGCCGCCGTCTCGGCCTTGGCCTTTTGGCGGTGCGTATCGGTGATCCGCCCCACGTCGAGGCGCATCTGGACCCGGGACAGTATGCGCCGCGCAAGAACAGTCGCCGCGCAGGTCGGTTGATCCGGGAATTCGACCGCCGTGTCGGCGATCCGAACGTGGGCGGCGCGTCCGGCGTGAAGCACGTGACCGCGTACCGGCAAGATGCGCTTCGCTGCGCTCACCTTCTTGCTGCGAAGGGTCCATGCAAGGCCTCAGTTGTGGCTGCCGAAACCGGTGTCGCGCGGGCGGGTGCGATGATGCGGACGGACCACTACGGCTGGTTCAACCGGGTGGAGCGAGGTATCTATGCGCTGAGCCCCAGCGGTCATGCGGCCATCGCGGAATACGGCGCGATCGACCTCTAA